Proteins encoded within one genomic window of Calonectris borealis chromosome 1, bCalBor7.hap1.2, whole genome shotgun sequence:
- the CBLL1 gene encoding E3 ubiquitin-protein ligase Hakai isoform X4: MDHNDNDLQGTNSSGSLGGLDVRRRIPIKLISKQTSKTKPAPRTPRNMNRMPSKTQAGDEEEFDYNEEERYECKGGEMFGNQRRFPGPIFWDYKINLLGEKDDTPVHFCDKCGLPIKMYGRMIPCKHVFCYDCAILHEKKGDKMCPGCNEPVQRIEQCVRGSLFMCSIVQGCKRTYLSQRDLQAHINHRHMRAGKPVTRPPIEPVHPPIAPPPAEIPERFIMPPEKHHMSHIPPKQHIMMPPPPLQHVPHEHYNQPHEDIRAPPAEMSMAPPPPRPVSQDTFRISTRKHSNLITVPIQDDSNSGAREPPPPAPAPAHHHPEYQGQPVVSHPHHIMPPQQHYAPPPPPPPPISHPLQHPPQAAGTPHMVYSQAPPPPMTSAPPPITPPPGHIIAQMPPYMNHPPPGPPPPQHGGPPVNVNAPPPHHYNPNSLPQFSEDQGTLSPPFTQPGGMSPGIWPAPRGPPPPPRMQGPPAQAPLPGPHHPDQARYRPYYQ, from the exons ATGGACCACAATG acaATGATTTGCAAGGAACAAATAGTTCAGGATCATTGGGTGGTCTTGATGTTCGTAGAAGAATCCCTATAAAGCTTATCTCAAAACAGACCAGTAAAACGAAACCTGCACCACGAACTCCAAGAAATATGAACAGGATGCCTTCAAAGACACAAGCTGGTGATGAAG aaGAATTTGATTATAACGAAGAGGAGCGATACGAATGCAAAGGAGGTGAAATGTTTGGCAATCAAAGGAGGTTCCCTGGACCCATCTTTTGGGACTATAAG ATAAACTTGCTGGGGGAAAAGGATGACACACCGGTCCATTTCTGTGATAAGTGTGGATTGCCCATCAAAATGTATGGACGCATG ATACCTTGCAAGCATGTTTTCTGCTATGACTGTGCTATACTACATGAGAAAAAGGGGGACAAAATGTGTCCAGG CTGTAATGAACCTGTGCAGCGGATCGAGCAGTGTGTCCGAGGGTCTCTTTTCATGTGTAGCATTGTTCAAGGATGCAAGAGAACTTACCTATCACAGAGGGACTTACAAGCTCACATCAACCACCGTCATATGAGAGCTGGAAAGCCTGTTACTCGTCCTCCAATTGAACCTGTACATCCTCCTATTGCCCCACCGCCTGCCGAAATTCCTGAGCGTTTCATAATGCCACCTGAGAAACATCATATGAGCCACATTCCGCCAAAGCAGCATATCATGATGCCACCACCTCCTTTACAGCACGTGCCACATGAGCATTATAACCAGCCACACGAAGACATTCGTGCGCCTCCTGCAGAGATGTCAATGGCTCCACCGCCACCTCGCCCAGTCAGTCAGGACACCTTCCGCATCTCAACAAGAAAACACAGCAACTTAATAACTGTCCCTATTCAGGATGATTCGAATTCAGGTGCTCGAGAACCACCTCCACCAGCCCCTGCACCTGCTCATCATCATCCTGAATACCAGGGTCAACCAGTGGTATCGCACCCTCATCATATTATGCCTCCGCAGCAACATTATGcaccacccccaccaccacctccaccaatAAGCCATCCGCTGCAGCATCCTCCCCAGGCAGCAGGTACTCCTCACATGGTATATAGCCAAGCTCCTCCACCTCCAATGACCTCTGCTCCTCCGCCAATAACCCCGCCACCTGGACATATAATTGCCCAGATGCCACCATATATGAATCATCCTCCTCCAGgacctccccctcctcagcacgGAGGCCCACCTGTAAATGTAAATGCACCCCCTCCCCATCACTATAACCCTAACTCTTTGCCACAGTTCAGTGAAGACCAAGGAACTCTTAGTCCCCCTTTCACACAGCCTGGGGGAATGAGTCCAGGGATATGGCCAGCTCCAAGGGGGCCGCCTCCGCCTCCAAGGATGCAAGGGCCTCCTGCTCAGGCCCCGCTTCCTGGACCACACCACCCTGATCAAGCCAGATACAGACCCTATTACCAATGA
- the CBLL1 gene encoding E3 ubiquitin-protein ligase Hakai isoform X1 translates to MDHNDNDLQGTNSSGSLGGLDVRRRIPIKLISKQTSKTKPAPRTPRNMNRMPSKTQAGDEEFDYNEEERYECKGGEMFGNQRRFPGPIFWDYKINLLGEKDDTPVHFCDKCGLPIKMYGRMIPCKHVFCYDCAILHEKKGDKMCPGCNEPVQRIEQCVRGSLFMCSIVQGCKRTYLSQRDLQAHINHRHMRAGKPVTRPPIEPVHPPIAPPPAEIPERFIMPPEKHHMSHIPPKQHIMMPPPPLQHVPHEHYNQPHEDIRAPPAEMSMAPPPPRPVSQDTFRISTRKHSNLITVPIQDDSNSGAREPPPPAPAPAHHHPEYQGQPVVSHPHHIMPPQQHYAPPPPPPPPISHPLQHPPQAAGTPHMVYSQAPPPPMTSAPPPITPPPGHIIAQMPPYMNHPPPGPPPPQHGGPPVNVNAPPPHHYNPNSLPQFSEDQGTLSPPFTQPGGMSPGIWPAPRGPPPPPRMQGPPAQAPLPGPHHPDQARYRPYYQ, encoded by the exons ATGGACCACAATG acaATGATTTGCAAGGAACAAATAGTTCAGGATCATTGGGTGGTCTTGATGTTCGTAGAAGAATCCCTATAAAGCTTATCTCAAAACAGACCAGTAAAACGAAACCTGCACCACGAACTCCAAGAAATATGAACAGGATGCCTTCAAAGACACAAGCTGGTGATGAAG AATTTGATTATAACGAAGAGGAGCGATACGAATGCAAAGGAGGTGAAATGTTTGGCAATCAAAGGAGGTTCCCTGGACCCATCTTTTGGGACTATAAG ATAAACTTGCTGGGGGAAAAGGATGACACACCGGTCCATTTCTGTGATAAGTGTGGATTGCCCATCAAAATGTATGGACGCATG ATACCTTGCAAGCATGTTTTCTGCTATGACTGTGCTATACTACATGAGAAAAAGGGGGACAAAATGTGTCCAGG CTGTAATGAACCTGTGCAGCGGATCGAGCAGTGTGTCCGAGGGTCTCTTTTCATGTGTAGCATTGTTCAAGGATGCAAGAGAACTTACCTATCACAGAGGGACTTACAAGCTCACATCAACCACCGTCATATGAGAGCTGGAAAGCCTGTTACTCGTCCTCCAATTGAACCTGTACATCCTCCTATTGCCCCACCGCCTGCCGAAATTCCTGAGCGTTTCATAATGCCACCTGAGAAACATCATATGAGCCACATTCCGCCAAAGCAGCATATCATGATGCCACCACCTCCTTTACAGCACGTGCCACATGAGCATTATAACCAGCCACACGAAGACATTCGTGCGCCTCCTGCAGAGATGTCAATGGCTCCACCGCCACCTCGCCCAGTCAGTCAGGACACCTTCCGCATCTCAACAAGAAAACACAGCAACTTAATAACTGTCCCTATTCAGGATGATTCGAATTCAGGTGCTCGAGAACCACCTCCACCAGCCCCTGCACCTGCTCATCATCATCCTGAATACCAGGGTCAACCAGTGGTATCGCACCCTCATCATATTATGCCTCCGCAGCAACATTATGcaccacccccaccaccacctccaccaatAAGCCATCCGCTGCAGCATCCTCCCCAGGCAGCAGGTACTCCTCACATGGTATATAGCCAAGCTCCTCCACCTCCAATGACCTCTGCTCCTCCGCCAATAACCCCGCCACCTGGACATATAATTGCCCAGATGCCACCATATATGAATCATCCTCCTCCAGgacctccccctcctcagcacgGAGGCCCACCTGTAAATGTAAATGCACCCCCTCCCCATCACTATAACCCTAACTCTTTGCCACAGTTCAGTGAAGACCAAGGAACTCTTAGTCCCCCTTTCACACAGCCTGGGGGAATGAGTCCAGGGATATGGCCAGCTCCAAGGGGGCCGCCTCCGCCTCCAAGGATGCAAGGGCCTCCTGCTCAGGCCCCGCTTCCTGGACCACACCACCCTGATCAAGCCAGATACAGACCCTATTACCAATGA
- the CBLL1 gene encoding E3 ubiquitin-protein ligase Hakai isoform X2, which translates to MNRMPSKTQAGDEEEFDYNEEERYECKGGEMFGNQRRFPGPIFWDYKINLLGEKDDTPVHFCDKCGLPIKMYGRMIPCKHVFCYDCAILHEKKGDKMCPGCNEPVQRIEQCVRGSLFMCSIVQGCKRTYLSQRDLQAHINHRHMRAGKPVTRPPIEPVHPPIAPPPAEIPERFIMPPEKHHMSHIPPKQHIMMPPPPLQHVPHEHYNQPHEDIRAPPAEMSMAPPPPRPVSQDTFRISTRKHSNLITVPIQDDSNSGAREPPPPAPAPAHHHPEYQGQPVVSHPHHIMPPQQHYAPPPPPPPPISHPLQHPPQAAGTPHMVYSQAPPPPMTSAPPPITPPPGHIIAQMPPYMNHPPPGPPPPQHGGPPVNVNAPPPHHYNPNSLPQFSEDQGTLSPPFTQPGGMSPGIWPAPRGPPPPPRMQGPPAQAPLPGPHHPDQARYRPYYQ; encoded by the exons ATGAACAGGATGCCTTCAAAGACACAAGCTGGTGATGAAG aaGAATTTGATTATAACGAAGAGGAGCGATACGAATGCAAAGGAGGTGAAATGTTTGGCAATCAAAGGAGGTTCCCTGGACCCATCTTTTGGGACTATAAG ATAAACTTGCTGGGGGAAAAGGATGACACACCGGTCCATTTCTGTGATAAGTGTGGATTGCCCATCAAAATGTATGGACGCATG ATACCTTGCAAGCATGTTTTCTGCTATGACTGTGCTATACTACATGAGAAAAAGGGGGACAAAATGTGTCCAGG CTGTAATGAACCTGTGCAGCGGATCGAGCAGTGTGTCCGAGGGTCTCTTTTCATGTGTAGCATTGTTCAAGGATGCAAGAGAACTTACCTATCACAGAGGGACTTACAAGCTCACATCAACCACCGTCATATGAGAGCTGGAAAGCCTGTTACTCGTCCTCCAATTGAACCTGTACATCCTCCTATTGCCCCACCGCCTGCCGAAATTCCTGAGCGTTTCATAATGCCACCTGAGAAACATCATATGAGCCACATTCCGCCAAAGCAGCATATCATGATGCCACCACCTCCTTTACAGCACGTGCCACATGAGCATTATAACCAGCCACACGAAGACATTCGTGCGCCTCCTGCAGAGATGTCAATGGCTCCACCGCCACCTCGCCCAGTCAGTCAGGACACCTTCCGCATCTCAACAAGAAAACACAGCAACTTAATAACTGTCCCTATTCAGGATGATTCGAATTCAGGTGCTCGAGAACCACCTCCACCAGCCCCTGCACCTGCTCATCATCATCCTGAATACCAGGGTCAACCAGTGGTATCGCACCCTCATCATATTATGCCTCCGCAGCAACATTATGcaccacccccaccaccacctccaccaatAAGCCATCCGCTGCAGCATCCTCCCCAGGCAGCAGGTACTCCTCACATGGTATATAGCCAAGCTCCTCCACCTCCAATGACCTCTGCTCCTCCGCCAATAACCCCGCCACCTGGACATATAATTGCCCAGATGCCACCATATATGAATCATCCTCCTCCAGgacctccccctcctcagcacgGAGGCCCACCTGTAAATGTAAATGCACCCCCTCCCCATCACTATAACCCTAACTCTTTGCCACAGTTCAGTGAAGACCAAGGAACTCTTAGTCCCCCTTTCACACAGCCTGGGGGAATGAGTCCAGGGATATGGCCAGCTCCAAGGGGGCCGCCTCCGCCTCCAAGGATGCAAGGGCCTCCTGCTCAGGCCCCGCTTCCTGGACCACACCACCCTGATCAAGCCAGATACAGACCCTATTACCAATGA
- the CBLL1 gene encoding E3 ubiquitin-protein ligase Hakai isoform X3, whose translation MNRMPSKTQAGDEEFDYNEEERYECKGGEMFGNQRRFPGPIFWDYKINLLGEKDDTPVHFCDKCGLPIKMYGRMIPCKHVFCYDCAILHEKKGDKMCPGCNEPVQRIEQCVRGSLFMCSIVQGCKRTYLSQRDLQAHINHRHMRAGKPVTRPPIEPVHPPIAPPPAEIPERFIMPPEKHHMSHIPPKQHIMMPPPPLQHVPHEHYNQPHEDIRAPPAEMSMAPPPPRPVSQDTFRISTRKHSNLITVPIQDDSNSGAREPPPPAPAPAHHHPEYQGQPVVSHPHHIMPPQQHYAPPPPPPPPISHPLQHPPQAAGTPHMVYSQAPPPPMTSAPPPITPPPGHIIAQMPPYMNHPPPGPPPPQHGGPPVNVNAPPPHHYNPNSLPQFSEDQGTLSPPFTQPGGMSPGIWPAPRGPPPPPRMQGPPAQAPLPGPHHPDQARYRPYYQ comes from the exons ATGAACAGGATGCCTTCAAAGACACAAGCTGGTGATGAAG AATTTGATTATAACGAAGAGGAGCGATACGAATGCAAAGGAGGTGAAATGTTTGGCAATCAAAGGAGGTTCCCTGGACCCATCTTTTGGGACTATAAG ATAAACTTGCTGGGGGAAAAGGATGACACACCGGTCCATTTCTGTGATAAGTGTGGATTGCCCATCAAAATGTATGGACGCATG ATACCTTGCAAGCATGTTTTCTGCTATGACTGTGCTATACTACATGAGAAAAAGGGGGACAAAATGTGTCCAGG CTGTAATGAACCTGTGCAGCGGATCGAGCAGTGTGTCCGAGGGTCTCTTTTCATGTGTAGCATTGTTCAAGGATGCAAGAGAACTTACCTATCACAGAGGGACTTACAAGCTCACATCAACCACCGTCATATGAGAGCTGGAAAGCCTGTTACTCGTCCTCCAATTGAACCTGTACATCCTCCTATTGCCCCACCGCCTGCCGAAATTCCTGAGCGTTTCATAATGCCACCTGAGAAACATCATATGAGCCACATTCCGCCAAAGCAGCATATCATGATGCCACCACCTCCTTTACAGCACGTGCCACATGAGCATTATAACCAGCCACACGAAGACATTCGTGCGCCTCCTGCAGAGATGTCAATGGCTCCACCGCCACCTCGCCCAGTCAGTCAGGACACCTTCCGCATCTCAACAAGAAAACACAGCAACTTAATAACTGTCCCTATTCAGGATGATTCGAATTCAGGTGCTCGAGAACCACCTCCACCAGCCCCTGCACCTGCTCATCATCATCCTGAATACCAGGGTCAACCAGTGGTATCGCACCCTCATCATATTATGCCTCCGCAGCAACATTATGcaccacccccaccaccacctccaccaatAAGCCATCCGCTGCAGCATCCTCCCCAGGCAGCAGGTACTCCTCACATGGTATATAGCCAAGCTCCTCCACCTCCAATGACCTCTGCTCCTCCGCCAATAACCCCGCCACCTGGACATATAATTGCCCAGATGCCACCATATATGAATCATCCTCCTCCAGgacctccccctcctcagcacgGAGGCCCACCTGTAAATGTAAATGCACCCCCTCCCCATCACTATAACCCTAACTCTTTGCCACAGTTCAGTGAAGACCAAGGAACTCTTAGTCCCCCTTTCACACAGCCTGGGGGAATGAGTCCAGGGATATGGCCAGCTCCAAGGGGGCCGCCTCCGCCTCCAAGGATGCAAGGGCCTCCTGCTCAGGCCCCGCTTCCTGGACCACACCACCCTGATCAAGCCAGATACAGACCCTATTACCAATGA